In Rutidosis leptorrhynchoides isolate AG116_Rl617_1_P2 chromosome 2, CSIRO_AGI_Rlap_v1, whole genome shotgun sequence, one genomic interval encodes:
- the LOC139891963 gene encoding uncharacterized protein: MAVSVIPTPPISWQPRNNNHNNNITLFIRRPSISGQRPYRRHSTFSCSSSLKSPKSTEEKRELLKQYGLDPDEFLSEPTPKKSRRKKEVKKDEIKAPQEQSKPRETHKLLQVLGGTARRKKLLSPKSMDVRPMMEVVKGAAFGILQAAGGCPTSLRPGRWLDLYSGTGSVGIEAISRGCSEVHFVEMDRWVVSDVLRPNLEWTGFVDNAVIHTVRVETYLDRTKDAPFDYISVTPPYMLVDYEILMKQISESSVIGDNSFIVVEYPFRTDMLETCGCLVKLADRRFGRTHLAIYGPKWARKKERS; encoded by the exons ATGGCGGTCTCTGTAATACCAACACCACCAATTTCATGGCAACctcgtaataataatcataacaataacattaCTCTCTTCATTCGCCGTCCATCAATTTCCGGCCAACGTCCGTACCGGCGACATTCAACCTTCAGTTGTTCATCATCTCTCA AATCACCGAAGTCTACGGAGGAAAAGAGAGAATTACTCAAACAGTACGGACTCGATCCTGATGAATTCCTGTCTGAACCTACTCCTAAGAAG TCGAGAAGGAAAAAAGAAGTGAAAAAGGATGAGATTAAGGCACCACAGGAGCAAAGTAAGCCCAGGGAGACTCACAAGTTGCTTCAG GTTCTTGGAGGAACGGCACGAAGGAAGAAATTACTCTCACCAAAGAGCATGGATGTGCGCCCAATGATGGAAGTTGTCAAAGGTGCAGCTTTTGGTATTTTGCAG GCTGCTGGTGGCTGTCCTACTTCTTTAAGGCCCGGTAGATGGTTAGATCTTTATAGTGGTACAGGATCTGTTGGCATAGAAGCCATTAGCAGAGGTTGCTCTGAG GTGCATTTTGTGGAGATGGACCGTTGGGTTGTTTCTGACGTTCTACGTCCTAATTTAGAATGGACGGGCTTTGTTGATAATGCGGTTATACACACTGTGCGCGTGGAAACTTATTTGGACCGAACCAAAGATGCTCCATTTGATTACATAAGTGTCACACCTCCATATATGCTAGTCGATTACGAGATCCTAATGAAACAAATTTCAGAATCTTCTGTGATTGGAGATAATTCTTTCATA GTTGTAGAGTATCCATTTCGAACTGACATGTTGGAAACATGTGGGTGCCTTGTGAAG TTAGCTGATCGCCGTTTCGGGAGGACACATCTAGCAATATACGGTCCCAAGTGGGCCAGGAAGAAGGAAAGGTCTTAA
- the LOC139891964 gene encoding inactive LRR receptor-like serine/threonine-protein kinase BIR2, translated as MPSFKLILNSVPLLLTIAVLISTPPSAVVGEDDTKCLQGLKTSLRDPNFALSSWIFTNMTPGYICAFNLLECWNQQENRVIKLRLGQAGLAGSFPPAIRFCQGLQSLDLSGNNITGSIPNELCTWLPYLVDLDLSGNQLTGEIPVGLSNCSFLNRIILNDNQFIGGIPPQFSNLVRLSEFSVANNDLSGPIPPRLSKFDSSKFDGNRGLCGKPLDSCGGLNKKNLTIIVAAGVFGAAASLLIGFGLWWWCFTRSKRKRRNGIMGEDGSSTWADRLRSHKLVQVSLFQKPLVKVRLVDLMIATNNFSNESVIVSTRTGTTYKAILRDGSALAIKRLSTCKLSERQFQAEMNGLGHLRHPNLTPLLGYCLVVEEKLLVYKYMTNGTLSSLLATQGSSLDWPARFRIGLGAARGLAWLHHGCRPPILHQNVSSNAIFVDEDYDARIVDVGLARLMNLSNQHPNESSFVNGDLGEFGYVAPEYSSTMVSSMKGDTYAFGVVLLELATGQKPANVTATDEGFKGNLVDWVNQLLSAGRIEFAIDNNLRAKGHDVKIVQFMKIAGNCITYQPKARWSMYQVYEALKSMAQELGLSEHHDEFPLLFNKE; from the coding sequence ATGCCTTCTTTCAAACTAATTCTCAATTCCGTTCCACTTCTTCTCACCATCGCCGTTCTCATCTCCACTCCGCCGTCCGCCGTCGTCGGCGAAGATGACACCAAATGTCTACAAGGCTTAAAAACCTCGCTCCGTGATCCAAACTTTGCGTTATCCAGCTGGATCTTTACTAACATGACACCAGGATACATTTGCGCCTTTAATTTGCTTGAATGTTGGAATCAACAGGAGAATCGTGTGATTAAGCTACGGCTAGGTCAAGCAGGACTCGCCGGATCATTTCCACCGGCCATACGGTTCTGTCAAGGTTTACAATCACTAGATCTATCCGGTAATAATATAACTGGTTCTATACCTAATGAACTGTGTACGTGGTTACCTTATTTAGTTGATTTAGATCTCTCCGGTAATCAATTGACCGGTGAAATTCCGGTAGGGTTAAGTAATTGTTCCTTTTTGAATCGGATTATTTTGAATGATAATCAGTTTATAGGAGGTATACCGCCTCAGTTTTCTAATTTGGTTAGGTTGAGTGAGTTTTCGGTTGCGAATAATGATTTATCTGGTCCGATACCGCCGCGGTTGTCGAAGTTTGATTCGTCTAAGTTTGACGGAAACAGAGGACTTTGTGGTAAGCCGTTAGATAGTTGTGGTGGTTTGAATAAGAAGAATCTGACTATTATTGTTGCTGCTGGTGTGTTTGGTGCTGCGGCTTCGTTGTTGATAGGGTTTGGGTTGTGGTGGTGGTGCTTCACCAGGTCAAAGAGGAAGAGACGGAACGGGATTATGGGAGAGGATGGAAGCAGTACTTGGGCTGATAGGTTGAGAAGTCATAAGCTTGTTCAGGTGTCTTTGTTTCAGAAACCACTTGTGAAGGTTAGGCTTGTAGATTTAATGATTGCTACGAATAATTTTAGTAACGAGAGTGTTATTGTATCGACTAGGACAGGGACAACGTATAAGGCTATTCTTAGAGATGGTTCTGCACTTGCGATTAAGAGGCTAAGTACGTGTAAGCTTTCTGAGAGGCAGTTTCAAGCTGAGATGAATGGGTTGGGTCATTTAAGACACCCGAATTTGACTCCTTTGTTAGGGTATTGTTTAGTAGTAGAAGAAAAGCTTTTGGTTTATAAGTATATGACAAATGGAACTCTTTCATCATTGTTGGCTACACAGGGAAGCTCGTTAGATTGGCCTGCGAGGTTTAGGATTGGTTTGGGTGCAGCACGAGGGCTCGCTTGGCTTCATCATGGTTGTCGGCCTCCAATATTACATCAAAACGTTAGCTCTAATGCTATATTTGTTGATGAAGATTATGATGCTCGAATTGTGGATGTTGGATTAGCTAGGCTTATGAATTTATCAAATCAGCACCCAAATGAAAGTAGTTTTGTTAATGGGGATTTGGGTGAGTTTGGGTATGTAGCTCCTGAGTATTCGAGCACCATGGTTTCTTCTATGAAAGGTGATACATATGCTTTTGGGGTGGTGTTATTGGAACTGGCAACTGGGCAAAAACCTGCAAATGTAACAGCTACAGATGAAGGGTTTAAGGGTAATTTAGTGGATTGGGTGAATCAGCTTTTAAGTGCAGGTCGAATTGAGTTTGCCATTGATAATAATCTTCGAGCCAAAGGTCATGATGTGAAGATTGTCCAGTTCATGAAAATTGCAGGTAATTGTATTACTTATCAGCCTAAAGCAAGATGGTCTATGTACCAGGTTTATGAAGCGTTAAAAAGCATGGCTCAAGAACTAGGTTTATCTGAACATCATGATGAATTTCCTCTTCTTTTTAACAAAGAATGA